The following proteins are encoded in a genomic region of Gimesia algae:
- a CDS encoding sulfatase family protein: MLRLTLTLLLTVLLSLVNSKALAEKPNIIVIMADDLGYGDVSCYGATALKTPHIDRLAAEGLRFTSGYCSASTCTPTRYSFLTGTYAFRGERTGIAPPNAPAIIKPGTETVGSILKRAGYTTTVIGKWHLGLGSEAGPDWNGQLKPGPLEIGFDTCFLLPTTNDRVPQVYVKDHRVLNLDPADPLWVGSKKPSPNHPTGLTHRETLKMDWSHGHNSTIHNGISRIGFYTGGHAARFRDEDLADKWVEKSVEFIEQNKDRPFFLFFASHDIHVPRMPHERFQGKTRLGFRGDSIVQLDWCVGELIKTLDRLKLAENTLVVFCSDNGPVLDDGYQDGAIEKIGSHRAAGPYTGGKYSVYEGGTRTPFITRWKGRIEPGVSDQMVCTIDLAASLAALTDQKLSQESCLDSFNILGALLGDVGSKGRPDLVQQNNGNNGTYALRVGKWKLQRYDKKIARNVVVEQQLENSSVPQFQLFNLDDDPAEKTDVAAEHPAVTTRLKHRLAEIIRQGQSRPELKSVDQ, translated from the coding sequence ATGCTGCGACTGACTTTGACACTGTTGCTGACTGTATTATTAAGCCTGGTAAACAGCAAGGCCCTTGCGGAGAAGCCAAATATCATTGTGATTATGGCTGATGATTTGGGGTACGGTGATGTTTCCTGTTACGGCGCTACAGCGTTGAAGACTCCGCATATTGATCGCCTCGCAGCAGAGGGGCTGCGGTTTACCAGTGGATACTGTTCTGCTTCGACCTGTACTCCCACACGCTATTCCTTTCTGACCGGCACTTATGCTTTTCGTGGGGAACGTACCGGGATCGCTCCGCCGAATGCTCCAGCAATTATTAAACCGGGAACCGAAACCGTAGGATCTATCCTTAAGCGTGCGGGTTATACAACCACGGTGATCGGTAAATGGCATCTGGGACTGGGGAGTGAAGCAGGTCCGGACTGGAATGGACAGCTGAAACCGGGGCCTCTGGAAATTGGTTTTGATACCTGCTTTCTGCTCCCAACGACAAATGATCGGGTTCCTCAGGTCTATGTCAAAGATCATCGCGTACTTAATCTGGATCCTGCTGATCCCTTATGGGTCGGGAGCAAAAAGCCGAGCCCCAATCACCCTACCGGACTCACGCATCGAGAGACGCTTAAGATGGACTGGTCTCACGGACATAACTCGACCATTCACAACGGCATCAGTCGCATTGGCTTTTATACTGGTGGCCATGCTGCCCGCTTTCGCGACGAAGATCTGGCTGACAAATGGGTAGAGAAATCAGTTGAGTTTATCGAACAGAACAAAGATCGTCCGTTCTTTCTGTTTTTTGCTTCGCATGATATACATGTTCCACGGATGCCTCACGAACGCTTTCAGGGAAAGACCAGACTTGGTTTTCGCGGCGATTCCATCGTGCAACTGGACTGGTGTGTGGGTGAATTAATAAAGACGCTCGACCGCTTGAAGCTGGCTGAAAATACGCTGGTCGTGTTCTGTTCCGACAATGGTCCCGTTCTCGATGATGGCTATCAAGATGGAGCGATCGAAAAGATTGGCAGCCATCGTGCGGCGGGACCTTATACCGGTGGTAAGTACAGCGTCTACGAAGGAGGAACACGTACGCCGTTCATTACCCGCTGGAAAGGACGTATCGAACCGGGAGTGAGCGATCAGATGGTCTGTACGATCGACCTGGCAGCCAGTTTAGCCGCTTTGACGGACCAGAAACTGTCGCAAGAAAGCTGTCTGGACAGTTTCAATATTCTGGGAGCACTGTTGGGCGATGTGGGCTCTAAAGGGAGACCAGATCTTGTTCAGCAGAATAATGGGAACAACGGAACCTATGCGTTACGAGTTGGAAAATGGAAACTGCAGCGCTACGATAAAAAAATCGCGCGAAATGTTGTAGTCGAACAACAGTTGGAAAATTCGAGTGTTCCCCAGTTTCAACTGTTTAATCTGGATGATGATCCTGCGGAGAAGACGGATGTCGCTGCGGAACACCCTGCCGTAACAACGCGTTTGAAGCATCGACTGGCCGAAATCATACGGCAGGGGCAGAGTCGTCCAGAACTTAAGTCAGTTGACCAGTAG
- a CDS encoding class I SAM-dependent methyltransferase — MQTQQNPSASSIEYWHPGSECCDEIWEAAYRRFETPRQELNKFLKRLQRMGVDEWEKNLKVVELFCGQGTGLHALDRLGFHSLAGVDLSPHLLKQYQGTAQLYVADCRDLKFEDSSRDVLIVQGGLHHLPVLPDDLKKTLQEMHRVLCPGGRVVIVEPWQTLFLKFVHTVSEIRLFRKLWAKLDAFAIMTEQEITTYEQWLSQPTEILALLNQYFQPEQQIVAYGKLMYVGRKLS; from the coding sequence ATGCAGACTCAACAGAATCCAAGCGCCTCATCGATTGAGTACTGGCATCCCGGCAGTGAATGTTGTGATGAAATCTGGGAAGCCGCTTATCGCCGTTTTGAAACTCCCCGACAGGAACTCAACAAATTTCTGAAAAGACTACAACGCATGGGGGTAGACGAATGGGAGAAAAACCTGAAGGTTGTTGAGCTTTTTTGTGGTCAGGGAACAGGATTGCATGCATTGGACAGGTTAGGATTTCATTCGCTGGCAGGAGTCGACTTGTCTCCCCATTTACTGAAACAATATCAGGGAACGGCTCAATTATATGTTGCTGATTGCAGGGATTTGAAATTTGAAGACAGCAGTCGCGATGTATTGATTGTGCAGGGAGGCCTGCATCACTTACCTGTACTTCCAGACGATCTGAAAAAAACCTTACAGGAAATGCATCGGGTTCTTTGTCCGGGCGGCCGAGTTGTAATCGTGGAGCCCTGGCAGACCCTCTTTCTAAAATTCGTGCACACTGTCAGTGAAATCCGCCTCTTCAGAAAGCTCTGGGCGAAACTGGATGCGTTTGCCATCATGACTGAGCAGGAAATCACTACCTATGAGCAATGGTTGAGCCAGCCTACAGAAATACTCGCTCTATTGAACCAATATTTTCAACCGGAACAGCAGATCGTGGCCTATGGCAAGCTGATGTATGTGGGACGCAAGCTGAGCTAA
- a CDS encoding ABC transporter permease produces MESLLVFSAETADLTVQWWLTGAGVLLYFVLLFGVASFTQAGVIARATTKEAIRQPVFLLLMAMGLLLLLLNTFLPFFSMGDDVKMLMDCGLATILICSLLLAVWSASTSVADEIEGKTAMTLLSKPINRRQFIIGKYLGILKAVVWLMLPMVITFLLLVYFKVGYDAREASQDAPTHAEKMAAVWLILPGILLIYMEVAILAAISVAISTRLPMMVNMIICFGIYIIGHLTPNLVQAKSEGLEFVKFTGQLIATILPNLDNFNMSPAVATGTVVPPVYIGHSALSCLLYSGIAILVAFILFEDRDLA; encoded by the coding sequence ATGGAAAGCCTCCTGGTTTTTTCAGCAGAAACAGCTGACTTGACGGTTCAGTGGTGGTTAACCGGAGCAGGTGTCCTGCTCTACTTTGTACTATTGTTTGGTGTGGCTTCATTCACTCAGGCAGGCGTTATCGCCAGGGCAACCACTAAAGAGGCGATTCGCCAGCCAGTATTCCTGTTATTGATGGCAATGGGTCTGCTATTGCTACTGTTGAATACGTTTCTGCCATTTTTCTCCATGGGAGATGATGTCAAAATGTTGATGGACTGTGGTCTGGCAACGATTTTGATTTGCAGTCTCCTGCTGGCGGTCTGGTCTGCCAGTACCAGTGTCGCAGATGAAATTGAAGGCAAAACAGCAATGACTCTGCTGTCAAAACCGATCAATCGTCGGCAATTTATTATTGGGAAGTATCTGGGAATTCTAAAAGCCGTGGTCTGGCTGATGTTGCCGATGGTGATTACATTCCTGCTGCTGGTTTACTTCAAAGTCGGGTACGACGCTCGTGAAGCTTCGCAGGACGCACCGACGCATGCCGAAAAAATGGCGGCTGTCTGGTTGATTCTGCCTGGTATTCTTTTGATTTATATGGAAGTCGCAATTCTGGCTGCCATCAGTGTCGCCATTTCAACCCGCCTGCCGATGATGGTGAATATGATTATCTGCTTTGGGATCTACATTATTGGTCACCTTACTCCCAATCTGGTGCAGGCCAAGTCAGAGGGACTGGAGTTTGTGAAATTCACCGGGCAGCTGATCGCTACAATTCTGCCTAACCTGGATAACTTTAACATGTCGCCAGCGGTGGCAACAGGAACTGTCGTTCCACCAGTCTATATTGGTCATTCGGCATTAAGCTGTCTGCTCTATTCCGGAATTGCGATTCTGGTTGCCTTTATTCTTTTTGAAGACCGTGACCTTGCCTGA
- a CDS encoding HD domain-containing protein encodes MDTLHSPVVEHAIRLAAVAHKSQKRKSSGIPYIAHPMSVCLILMKAGFEDESILAAAVLHDVVEDTELSIEDLEEHFSEDVVRYVQEMTEEKETEEGEKRSWPDRKQTHIQVMQQATLGTRAIELADKLHNLEAMLFDLQTEDRQEFWGHFGASPDQIIEYYRSMIEAAGQTDSQLRSLVENCNTRLEELKKYLPST; translated from the coding sequence ATGGATACGCTTCATTCACCAGTGGTCGAACATGCGATTCGGCTGGCTGCAGTGGCTCATAAGTCTCAAAAACGCAAGTCTTCCGGCATTCCATATATCGCCCATCCCATGAGTGTCTGCTTGATCCTGATGAAGGCCGGTTTTGAAGATGAATCAATTCTGGCGGCTGCTGTGCTGCATGACGTTGTAGAAGATACTGAATTATCGATCGAAGATCTGGAAGAGCATTTTTCTGAGGACGTTGTGCGTTACGTTCAGGAAATGACAGAGGAAAAAGAGACGGAAGAAGGAGAGAAACGGAGTTGGCCGGATCGTAAGCAAACTCATATTCAAGTGATGCAGCAGGCAACCTTGGGGACAAGAGCGATCGAACTGGCGGATAAGCTTCACAATCTGGAAGCGATGCTGTTTGACCTGCAGACGGAAGACAGGCAGGAGTTCTGGGGGCATTTTGGAGCAAGTCCTGATCAAATAATAGAGTATTATAGATCGATGATCGAAGCTGCGGGACAGACCGATTCTCAATTGAGATCACTGGTTGAGAATTGTAACACTCGTCTTGAAGAATTGAAAAAATACCTGCCATCAACATGA
- a CDS encoding ABC transporter ATP-binding protein encodes MSNRQPNAFHRAFPAREFFRGSARSVLFWSLVNGLLLILLLVDLFLIIDLLDHRGRITLHGEQNVKQLQELRTAPVSLPEGNEQEETVPGPENVQAEAKSSEPKSVPQPEAPPSTEMPQLQMVSLTDSGILPSVWWTHSKYQIGLLPQLYQRVPLLQENQSALFTLICFALVVASIRVLIRWRSRQKSLKISHQVSMTLRNMIHRQALRLGPGDLSGKETEQAFQLFIRDVGTVQQGVFQWVYGLSRHPVTLLILLLFAVSIDWRLSLQCMIPLVAAWYFLLQHRKNYEKEQAKTLVSIESELSLLAENLRSSRLVRGFGMETAEHEQFQKHLEKYTDNIATLKRVEGWGHRVARGLAVFCSCMVLFLVGYKVLVNPGSLPLSAAVLMTGIFAFFYLPVNGLYQLIQTHDESNIAASSIYRYLNQIPAVGQAVGAKFLEPLSQALQFENVSFQLNSHSLPLLKGFDLKIPAGTSTALVSLEKLAPRAVSYLIPRFIEPQSGRVLLDGEDTAWVTLESLRAEAIYVSGNDPCLTGTVKENIQCGDERYSLQEVIAASKEAHAHQFIQNLSQGYETSLGQHGEELTVGECFRLGLARALLRKPALLIIEEPEDLLDEDTKTLLDDAYSRIFQNRTILVIPSRITTLRRVNQVVLIHEGKVEAVDSQSSLLKKSALYRHWEYTRFNQFRHSQETSNER; translated from the coding sequence GTGTCAAATCGTCAGCCCAACGCATTTCATCGTGCTTTCCCCGCACGGGAGTTCTTCCGTGGATCTGCCAGATCTGTTCTGTTCTGGTCGCTCGTCAATGGCCTGCTGCTCATTCTGTTGCTGGTCGATCTGTTTCTGATCATTGATCTGCTCGACCATCGGGGGCGAATTACACTCCACGGCGAACAGAACGTCAAGCAGCTGCAGGAACTGAGAACAGCTCCTGTGAGCTTACCTGAAGGAAACGAACAGGAAGAAACTGTCCCAGGACCGGAGAACGTTCAGGCAGAGGCAAAATCTTCAGAACCAAAGTCCGTGCCTCAGCCGGAAGCACCCCCGTCAACAGAAATGCCCCAGTTACAGATGGTGAGTCTGACTGACTCCGGTATTTTGCCATCAGTCTGGTGGACGCATTCCAAATATCAGATAGGTTTATTGCCACAGTTGTACCAGCGGGTTCCGCTGCTGCAGGAAAATCAGTCTGCTTTGTTCACATTGATCTGTTTTGCTTTGGTGGTTGCCAGCATTCGCGTTTTGATCCGTTGGAGGTCCCGGCAGAAGAGTTTGAAAATTTCGCATCAAGTTTCAATGACATTGCGAAATATGATCCATCGACAGGCTCTGCGCCTGGGGCCAGGTGACCTGTCAGGTAAAGAGACTGAGCAGGCCTTTCAGCTGTTTATTCGGGATGTGGGTACGGTCCAGCAGGGTGTATTTCAGTGGGTTTATGGATTGTCGCGTCATCCGGTCACTCTGCTGATTCTACTGCTGTTTGCAGTTTCAATTGACTGGAGACTGTCACTACAGTGTATGATTCCATTGGTGGCAGCCTGGTACTTTTTGTTACAACATCGCAAAAACTATGAAAAGGAGCAGGCAAAAACACTGGTTTCGATTGAGTCGGAATTGTCTTTACTTGCTGAAAACCTGCGAAGTAGCCGACTGGTGCGTGGTTTCGGAATGGAAACGGCGGAACATGAACAGTTTCAAAAACATCTAGAGAAGTATACTGATAATATCGCAACACTCAAACGCGTTGAGGGTTGGGGGCATCGGGTGGCGCGAGGACTGGCAGTATTCTGTTCGTGCATGGTTCTGTTTCTGGTAGGGTATAAAGTGCTGGTGAATCCAGGCAGCCTGCCTCTCTCCGCAGCTGTTTTGATGACGGGGATCTTTGCCTTTTTCTATCTGCCTGTAAATGGATTATACCAGTTGATTCAGACTCACGATGAATCGAATATTGCGGCAAGTTCAATCTATCGTTACCTCAATCAGATCCCGGCTGTAGGACAGGCAGTAGGAGCCAAGTTTTTAGAACCTTTGTCGCAGGCACTACAGTTTGAAAATGTCAGTTTCCAGTTAAATTCCCACAGCCTTCCATTACTCAAGGGATTTGATTTAAAAATTCCCGCAGGAACCAGTACGGCCCTGGTCTCTCTGGAAAAACTGGCTCCACGTGCCGTGAGTTATCTGATACCGCGGTTTATTGAACCTCAATCGGGTCGGGTTCTGTTGGATGGTGAAGATACAGCCTGGGTGACTCTGGAATCTTTGCGAGCTGAAGCAATCTATGTGAGTGGAAATGATCCCTGTCTGACCGGAACGGTCAAAGAGAATATCCAGTGTGGTGATGAGCGATACTCTCTGCAGGAAGTGATTGCGGCTTCCAAGGAGGCACACGCCCATCAGTTCATTCAGAATTTATCTCAGGGGTATGAGACCTCGCTGGGACAGCATGGGGAAGAATTAACTGTGGGCGAATGTTTTCGTCTAGGGCTGGCACGAGCATTATTACGAAAGCCTGCACTGCTCATCATAGAAGAACCTGAAGATCTGCTGGATGAGGATACTAAAACTCTTCTCGACGATGCCTATTCACGAATTTTCCAGAATCGTACCATTCTGGTGATTCCTTCACGAATTACGACCCTGCGCCGGGTTAATCAAGTTGTACTGATTCACGAAGGCAAGGTCGAAGCTGTCGACAGTCAGTCCAGTCTGTTGAAAAAATCTGCCTTATATCGCCACTGGGAATACACGCGTTTCAATCAGTTCAGGCATTCTCAGGAAACTTCGAACGAACGTTGA
- a CDS encoding IS701 family transposase → MDVKAIESLMPELESFVSRYLSHFGRVQNHAHAMTILQGLLAGGDRRNVENMAETIEGGVVRTLQKFIAQAIWSDQDVLAELRQHVCEALGEDDGLLIVDETGFPKKGKQSVGVARQYSGTLGRVDNCQVGVFVSYCSSQGETLIDRRLFLPEQWIIDEQRLAQAGVPSSVIFRSKPELASEMIQQAIIEGVPFQWVCGDSIYGTSPVFVQTVRELGKWYVVETSCDARVWTTKPKLRPVGQITPRGGRPTKNAKPLKKPRRVDEVVANLPASAWKRMSVAEGSQGPRLYEYAEITVWFSEQSRPTDRRERLLVRRSVGQDSELKYQRSNAPAEIPLKKLAEVGGSRWCIEKNFQSGKGECGLDEYETRGWIGWHHHTCLSMLALLFLTLQKQRLGKKTSGPDCSGSPQHSQASAIYKRLDPGSTRRMESMANRPQPDRKTLPRTKKKKRTTKTH, encoded by the coding sequence ATGGACGTGAAAGCGATTGAGTCGCTGATGCCGGAGCTGGAATCTTTTGTGAGCCGCTACCTGTCTCACTTTGGACGGGTGCAGAATCATGCGCATGCGATGACGATCTTGCAGGGACTGCTCGCTGGCGGTGACCGGCGAAACGTGGAGAACATGGCTGAAACAATCGAAGGCGGGGTAGTACGCACATTGCAGAAATTCATTGCCCAGGCCATCTGGTCCGATCAGGATGTGCTTGCAGAACTTCGGCAACATGTCTGCGAAGCCCTGGGAGAAGACGACGGTCTACTGATCGTTGATGAGACTGGTTTCCCCAAGAAGGGCAAACAGTCCGTGGGGGTAGCCCGGCAATATTCGGGAACGCTCGGTCGCGTCGACAATTGCCAGGTGGGCGTCTTTGTGAGTTATTGCAGTTCGCAAGGCGAAACGTTGATCGATCGTCGGCTGTTTCTTCCTGAACAATGGATAATAGATGAGCAGCGTCTCGCGCAGGCCGGTGTTCCCTCCAGCGTCATTTTTCGCAGCAAGCCGGAATTGGCCAGCGAAATGATCCAGCAGGCAATTATTGAGGGCGTCCCGTTTCAATGGGTCTGTGGCGACAGTATTTACGGCACCAGCCCGGTATTTGTGCAAACCGTTCGGGAGTTGGGAAAGTGGTATGTCGTGGAGACATCGTGCGATGCCAGGGTGTGGACCACCAAACCGAAGTTGCGGCCCGTCGGCCAGATAACGCCCCGGGGGGGCCGTCCCACAAAGAACGCCAAGCCCCTGAAGAAACCCCGGCGCGTCGATGAAGTGGTGGCGAACCTTCCTGCGTCTGCCTGGAAACGGATGAGTGTTGCGGAAGGAAGTCAGGGACCACGCCTCTACGAATATGCAGAAATCACAGTCTGGTTTTCCGAACAGTCGCGTCCGACTGATCGGCGGGAACGGCTGCTTGTTCGCCGTTCTGTGGGACAAGATTCGGAATTGAAATATCAACGCTCTAATGCACCCGCTGAGATTCCCCTGAAGAAGTTAGCAGAAGTCGGTGGCAGCCGCTGGTGCATTGAAAAGAACTTTCAGAGTGGTAAAGGCGAATGTGGGCTGGATGAATACGAAACGCGCGGCTGGATCGGTTGGCACCATCACACCTGCCTGTCTATGCTGGCGTTACTGTTTTTAACTTTGCAGAAACAGCGGCTGGGAAAAAAAACATCCGGGCCTGACTGTTCCGGAAGTCCGCAACATTCTCAGGCATCTGCTATATACAAGAGACTGGACCCCGGCAGTACTCGTCGAATGGAGTCAATGGCGAATCGCCCGCAACCAGATCGCAAAACACTGCCACGAACAAAGAAGAAAAAAAGAACTACGAAGACGCACTAG
- a CDS encoding glycosyltransferase family 2 protein, with protein MTNSKWLTIVIPALNEQEAIGGTIARCLEAREEISHQAGLDGVEIIVVSDGSTDRTAEIAQSFDDVTVIVFEKNRGYGAAIKEGWRRGCGNYVGFLDADGTCDPRFFAALCETAIAENADVTLGSRLGGDSQMPAIRRAGNRGFAFLMGLLCGRKVTDTASGMRVIRRDSLRHLYPLPDGLHFTPAMSARALMNSLRIIEIPMKYEERIGESKLSALWDGFRFLKAIGEGVLCYRPEKIFLTGFTICMLITLVLAAYPTEFYFQNHRLEEWMIYRFVVCQFLGSFGITLLLASALSNRMAEMSSRREDSVGFWSSFVASLFVGKPLVIIVGFLTLLGVGFLWPGLVEFISTGKITLHWSRLIAGAFTLFTVLQISIFVVLMKVVEIWSYEQSSLEKKNFELKRVERINLGEPSLQKDINISKSASHVLK; from the coding sequence GTGACTAATTCAAAATGGCTTACGATTGTTATACCAGCTTTGAATGAGCAGGAGGCCATCGGAGGGACGATTGCACGTTGCCTGGAAGCCCGCGAAGAGATTTCACATCAGGCTGGCCTGGATGGCGTGGAGATTATTGTCGTGAGCGATGGTTCAACAGACCGGACTGCTGAAATCGCTCAGAGCTTTGATGATGTCACGGTCATTGTTTTTGAGAAAAACCGTGGCTATGGAGCCGCAATCAAGGAAGGGTGGAGGCGCGGTTGTGGCAATTATGTCGGTTTTCTGGATGCAGACGGTACCTGTGACCCTCGTTTTTTTGCGGCTCTCTGCGAGACGGCCATTGCTGAAAACGCGGACGTAACACTGGGCTCTCGTCTGGGGGGCGACTCACAAATGCCAGCGATACGCAGAGCCGGTAATCGTGGCTTTGCTTTTCTGATGGGGTTGTTGTGTGGTAGAAAAGTGACAGATACAGCCAGCGGTATGCGAGTTATCCGCCGCGACTCACTTAGACATCTGTACCCACTGCCGGATGGTCTTCATTTTACTCCGGCGATGAGTGCCCGTGCTTTAATGAATAGCTTACGGATCATTGAAATCCCGATGAAGTATGAAGAGCGAATCGGTGAAAGTAAACTGAGTGCGCTTTGGGATGGGTTTCGATTTCTCAAAGCAATTGGTGAGGGAGTCCTCTGTTATCGACCTGAGAAAATATTTCTGACTGGTTTCACCATTTGTATGCTGATCACACTGGTTCTGGCAGCGTATCCCACTGAGTTTTACTTTCAGAATCATCGGCTGGAAGAGTGGATGATTTATCGGTTCGTGGTCTGTCAGTTCCTGGGATCATTCGGAATTACCCTGCTCTTGGCCTCGGCGTTATCCAACCGAATGGCTGAAATGAGCTCTCGACGCGAAGATTCTGTTGGCTTCTGGTCCTCTTTTGTAGCCAGTCTGTTTGTCGGAAAACCATTGGTCATCATCGTAGGATTTCTAACTTTGCTGGGAGTCGGATTTCTGTGGCCGGGATTAGTGGAATTTATTTCGACCGGTAAAATTACGCTACACTGGTCCAGATTGATTGCAGGTGCATTCACATTATTTACGGTCTTGCAGATATCAATCTTTGTTGTTCTGATGAAAGTGGTGGAAATCTGGAGTTATGAACAAAGTTCTCTCGAAAAGAAGAATTTTGAGTTGAAGCGAGTTGAAAGAATTAATCTCGGTGAGCCGAGCCTGCAAAAAGACATAAATATTAGCAAATCAGCTTCCCATGTATTGAAGTGA
- a CDS encoding sulfatase, with translation MKPLSLLALLFSLTYSLNSLPATEQPNIILLLADDLGYGELGCQGNPQIPTPHIDSLANEGIRFTQAYVTAPNCSPSRAGLLTGRIPTRFGYEFNPIGARNEDPGTGLPPEEQTIAELLHDQGYTTGLIGKWHLGGAADYHPYRHGFDEFFGFMHEGHYFVPPPYQGVTTMLRRKSLPGGERGRWLSKNLVYSTHMGYNEPDYDANNPIIRGGQPVNETEYLTDAFTREAISFIDRHQDKPFFLYLAYNAVHSPLQGKKENIQNFTNIEDIHRRIFAAMLSSMDQSVGKILKRVHQSGLDKKTLIIFLSDNGGPTRELTSSNLPLRGEKGSMYEGGLRVPFMIRWTGTLAPKQIIEAPVSSLDIFPTSAALAGAPLPQNRDGRNLLPFLLKQKMELPNSEFFWRQGRRAALRSGAWKIVQMRGTRDKPVWELYHLANDLAETQDLAKTNSEKLIELQTRWNELNSQMKPPLF, from the coding sequence ATGAAACCACTCTCACTACTCGCCCTCTTGTTCAGTTTGACGTACTCTTTGAATTCTTTGCCTGCAACCGAGCAACCAAATATTATCCTGTTATTGGCTGATGACCTCGGTTATGGCGAACTGGGCTGTCAGGGAAATCCGCAGATTCCGACACCACATATCGACTCTCTCGCCAATGAAGGAATTCGCTTTACTCAGGCTTATGTGACCGCACCAAATTGCAGCCCTTCGCGCGCAGGGCTATTGACAGGGAGAATCCCAACCCGGTTTGGTTACGAGTTCAATCCCATCGGTGCCCGCAATGAAGATCCGGGAACCGGGCTCCCCCCTGAAGAACAGACCATCGCAGAACTATTGCACGATCAGGGTTACACAACCGGACTGATCGGGAAATGGCATCTGGGAGGCGCAGCCGATTATCATCCGTACCGACATGGCTTTGACGAATTTTTTGGTTTCATGCATGAAGGTCATTATTTTGTTCCCCCTCCTTATCAGGGAGTGACCACCATGCTGCGTCGTAAATCACTGCCTGGTGGTGAACGGGGACGCTGGTTGAGTAAGAACCTCGTTTATTCGACCCATATGGGTTACAACGAACCCGATTATGATGCCAACAATCCCATCATTCGAGGCGGACAACCTGTTAATGAAACAGAATATCTGACCGATGCTTTCACACGTGAAGCCATCAGTTTTATTGACCGCCACCAGGACAAACCCTTTTTTCTATATCTTGCATACAATGCCGTTCATAGCCCACTGCAGGGAAAAAAAGAAAACATACAGAATTTCACAAATATCGAAGACATACATCGACGTATCTTTGCAGCCATGCTCTCTTCAATGGATCAAAGCGTCGGGAAGATTCTCAAGCGGGTCCACCAGTCGGGACTGGATAAAAAAACACTCATCATCTTTCTCAGCGATAATGGTGGTCCCACCCGGGAATTGACTTCCAGTAATCTCCCGTTGCGTGGTGAAAAAGGCAGCATGTATGAAGGGGGTTTACGAGTGCCGTTTATGATACGCTGGACGGGCACACTCGCGCCAAAACAGATAATCGAAGCCCCAGTCAGCAGTCTGGATATTTTTCCTACATCTGCGGCACTCGCAGGTGCACCTCTTCCTCAAAATCGGGATGGCCGAAACTTACTCCCGTTCCTTCTGAAACAAAAAATGGAGTTACCAAACTCTGAATTCTTCTGGCGACAGGGACGCAGAGCTGCACTCCGCAGTGGAGCATGGAAGATCGTTCAGATGCGAGGGACACGAGATAAACCAGTCTGGGAACTTTATCATCTCGCAAACGACCTGGCGGAAACACAAGATCTCGCAAAAACGAATTCAGAGAAATTAATAGAACTGCAAACGCGCTGGAACGAACTGAATTCCCAGATGAAACCACCCCTTTTCTAA
- a CDS encoding DUF3124 domain-containing protein: MQGKQEYPDWFLWLWEKWFVLFLLLGILALVFIGGAVYLDNQFAQVQNQLEYVPPRSYQPPVLENFQADKSDLEKLTRSQSLYVPCYSHIYYHGGAPFLLETTLSIRNIDRNQPVFITTIDYFDTDGKLVKSYLDQPIRLTPFQTIEFLVEEKDSTGGSGANFLVTWNAVEGVNQPLVETVMIGTSGPRAIAFSRMATEISEVEK, from the coding sequence ATGCAAGGCAAACAGGAGTATCCCGACTGGTTTCTGTGGTTGTGGGAAAAATGGTTTGTTCTGTTTCTGCTTCTCGGAATTCTGGCACTGGTTTTTATCGGTGGAGCCGTTTACCTGGATAATCAATTTGCTCAGGTTCAAAACCAGCTTGAGTATGTTCCCCCTCGAAGCTATCAACCACCCGTTCTCGAGAATTTTCAGGCTGACAAATCAGATCTGGAAAAACTGACTCGCAGCCAATCCTTATATGTTCCCTGTTACTCACACATCTATTATCACGGTGGCGCTCCGTTTCTGTTGGAAACCACATTGAGTATTCGAAACATCGATCGCAATCAGCCAGTGTTCATCACGACCATCGATTATTTTGATACAGATGGCAAACTGGTAAAATCTTACCTGGACCAGCCCATCAGGCTCACTCCCTTTCAGACGATCGAATTTCTGGTGGAAGAGAAGGACAGCACTGGAGGCTCAGGCGCTAATTTTCTAGTGACCTGGAACGCTGTTGAAGGTGTGAATCAACCTCTGGTAGAAACCGTGATGATCGGTACTTCCGGACCTCGTGCGATTGCATTCAGCAGAATGGCGACAGAGATTTCTGAAGTTGAAAAATAA